The Drosophila innubila isolate TH190305 chromosome 2L unlocalized genomic scaffold, UK_Dinn_1.0 4_B_2L, whole genome shotgun sequence genome segment aatttactgCCACATCTgagcatttcaattttgggAGCTGAATCattaagcaatattttaatattttaactctatattttattcattaaaaacaGTGAAGTTGCTTGAAACGATTTTATATCGATATCttatatttatctaaattgAGATGTcaactttatatatagtagGAAGAGTTCAATGCATACTCGAAAGGGTATTCAATCATCACCACTCAACAGCAAGGGAGTTGTTATTTCTTGTTTTAGcttcaaaacttaaattttgttgtttctgttgcctATCGTATGGACGTAGTGATTCTACCGCCGAAGTTGTCTTTTCGTGTAAGCGATAAATTCACAATACTGCCTGAAACTCGTTCCTTAACTGTTGAAGTTCAGATCCTGCAACGTTTCAAAGTACATTGCGTTAGTGCTTGGGACCAGAGCGAATGCTGTTCGAGCTCCCAGTTTCTTGGAATATCGCTCGAGATCAATCTTTCACCAGCACtgattgcatatttttatatggtaGTTGGGCAGATCGTTCACATCCTTTTTCGGCGTTTCGGTTGACCAGCTACTAGTTGGTGTTTAtttctttgctttgttttacCACGTGCTCCTTTATGTTTATGCTACCTTTAAATTTCGGTACACgatgcaacaaaaaattcaagcAATTTCAATGCGACAACAttgtttcaattgttttctttgGTTTAATTTTGTCTGCTTCGGTTTTGCACAATTAATGCTTGTTTTTAACACTTGTATAGCTCGCACCGCTTAATATATTGAAGTTGCACATGCGTTACGCATCTTGCAAATATCTCTGTAAAGTGGGTTAAAGTAAACGCACAGATTCCTCTCGTATACTTACTCACATGccatacaaaaatttgtatattaacaaaaacaattcgaATAAGCAGAAGCTCGTCAGAAAATactcaatacatttttttaagccaaCTGTTCCTAATTACCAGAAGTCGATCATCATCAACctcaaaattacattaaataaattgaaaacacaTACAGGTGTGCTCCAAAAATATCTAGAGGTTTGAAATGTCTGTGTTCCTCAattttttcgaacatattataataaaaaaattaattttaaatatatcttatgaatttttattgaattcaagaaataataaaatttaattaaataagttttacaCTATTTCAAcacttttaaaactttatttgacatttgaaaACTTTGGTTGCTTGCTTCCAGGAGCAACTACAATTATTGTGTGTTATTTTTGAGCACCTGATAGAAACTCATCTAACAAGAGCTGTCACGACTTGTAGACGCTAAACTTCAAACGACAAGAAATGGAAAAGGATAACTGAAACCTCAGTAATTCATTTGCAAAGTGCCACTTTCAGTGGAAAAACATAGACATGGGTCAGAGCTGAGACATTTTGCTTGAATACTCTAACGCCTGGCGCCAATACACGGTGCGTGCAAGGGAGTAGTCAAAGTGGGAAGTTTGGGGCCATTGCCCTTGGCCACcaataataacttaaaattagagttgtaattaaaacttaacttCATTTACGCGGAAGAGATTTTTAAGTACTTCTACTCGATTAATTGCTTTATGATCAATCGAGttatttaaaaagcttttcattaaaaatcgacaactcaatTCTAGATTGATTCAAcatcaaattttcaaagttatattttttccatcactgttcATATTTCCTTGCCTTTCCAATTagacattttcaaaaattcaaactatcataaccttgtcaaatctttgacgattttcttgcggaatgtcaactttatcattaattttaaaaatgtttaagggAAACTCAATATTTGTAACTCGACGTAGTTTTGGTAGATTTAATGACAACTTGATTCTTTTTTATGTGCTTACGATTTTTACTTTGCATTTACATCTACTTCTTtcagagatttaatttttcagaCATATGTATTTGAGGAAAGACAAAAATCGGGTGGatttaaaaagatttgttGAACAAGCCTTaacaatgattttttttatcaaaaaatccATGCAAGttaatatgattttttgaagCTTTGGCGTTCCCTTTAACAAAGTTGGCTACGCCTTTGGGTGCATGTCTTCTCTTACTTCTCTATGACTAGGATTACGTCTGGGCCGACTGGTTCTGGCAGTAGTGAACTGGCCACAGTTGGCATCTGCGCAAACGTGTAAATTATGGTGTGCTGATAAGCATCTCGTGGCTCGCCTCGCCAATGGGCGTTGGATAGTATAAGGGCAAAAGTTTACACTGTGTGGGTGGACTCTTAATCTACGTTCTGCTCTGCTCGGGTACCTGTATACTGCCCCGACAGACCGACTGGGTGTTGTGACCAGGTGTTGCTCTTGCACAATTAGCAGTCCCGGCATTGCACTGGTCAGTCGTTGGCAGTTAAGCAAAATTGATGGGCCGCCAACTTGACGTTGTTGCTGTGGAGTTGCCAAGAGCTGCTTGAGTGGCGCCAATGCCTAGGCTTCACCATCATTTTGACTTATGGATATAACttgtttatatgtatgcatgtggcGACCAACGCGCGTACTTAAAATGTGAGAACATAATAATGAACAGTGCTCGACTATAAGATACCTTGCATTCCTTGTGTCCTCTTCCCTAGAAACAGAAGAGCATatgtaattgtatttaaatttcttttgcttatgcacaaaataaaaactgagaTTGTTCTGTAGTTATATTTGGTGGAAAATGATTACAAAATATCGATTCACCTACATATGCGATATTACACcaagaactttttttttagttacatacatataattcaaaagaaaattaaaatatttttcgccaacgttttatttaatacaatgcACAATAAAATCTGTTACTCAAGCAAGCTGGGAGTCACTGAAACACTGGCAagatgtttttaatttttatcaaatatatatatgatggAATTGATAAAGGTTAGGGCATCCCGTAGCCTGTATTGTATTATTcctatttgttttattttaggaATGTCAATTGTATGCTGCTATAGCTGGTCGCCAATGTTTCGTGCGTTCCGATGCACACAGACCACACTTTCCCCACCACTGTCTAGCCCCTACCCAGGCTACTTTGACTTGGCGTGCAATTTAGGCGTCAgtatgcaaataatttgcttTTGCGATGTTCTTAACTAAACGATGCCAGCTGTTGAGCTTCccatatttgtatgtatgtgttatgtgtttagtatgtatttatgtagtaGTATACAGTCCTGACAGATACAGTgacataatatataaaaatatatatatatttactattttaataacatacaCTTAAATACCCAAGTGTTtagatttattgaaaaaaaagaatatgcttgcttttaaaatattgcttCAATGAGTTTTTAGTCAAATATCTTGGTCGGATTTTATCAAAGAATAGCTACAAAagcttataataaaatatatatttggcaatcgattatttttattatatcaaaTGGAGCTCAGAATTATTTTTAGCCATATTGtattaataagaaaatcatttttggTTAATTAACAAATCATCTGAAGCTGTCGATTCACCAAATGTTGTATTAATTTCAGATATAATAGGTAAATCACGCTTGTTGCCTGTCAACATGTATTATAATGAATATGACACCCCCGCTTTTGAGATGGAGATAGAATACACAAGCCTAGAAATTAATGTCGACACCTGTCATACATTTAGTTGTCTTCAGTagctttaaaaaagtttataagcTTGTGATTCTATTTTTAGTAGTATGCCTAATATTTGTGTGAAAATCAACATTTCATTGCTATCTTCACATGTGATCCAGTAACTTGaagcagtttttaaaattgtttatacaaaTGCTAATTTGTTCCGTTGACAGTAAAAACCCCGTAAGCATTTTTTGTGGGTACGATGTCGTGCTTTAAGACTTCAtattaagtatgtatgtatggacTTCTTTGACTGGCAGAAAAGGGTTGTGTCTCTGTAAGCACCACGGATATTTTATTGtgaaaataaatcttattaaTATCAGTTAGCAACGGCATTTGGCGGCATTCATTGGTTCGATGCTTTTATACTCTTGCAGCAAGTAATATAACTTTGTCACGAAATATGTAACGCGAACTACATGAAGTTTTTATATGTAATATGGATAAAAAGATGAGTAAAGTCggcaaaataaatcaaacacCCAATCAAAAATCTTCATACTACtcgtacatatataatatatattttttctgtttagtAAGTTTTATTATGTGTTTGCTGCCTATAACTACATTTTCAAATCAGTAATGTAGGTAAATATGAGTAGGACAGGTAAAGAATCAGATAGAGAATAAGAACAGAAAATAACAATACATTCAAGAGTACTAAAACTTCGGCGCGATGAAAGTTTTTTTGCTTCATACTTACTATACTTTATTTTGTGCGTTCTTTGACCATGCGTTCTTGCCATTTGTTGCGTTGACGGAATATAAATTAGTTGTGAAGCATTTTTAATGCGCTCTCaagatttatttcattaatttttgatgtcttttaatgattgcatcaattattttacttttaaaatcattttcatgCATGCTCACCGAGCAGAGTCCAGGCTGTTATTGGAAATATAATTTGCAGCCTGATAATATTGAAAAGAAAGCAATAGATTTGCTTATCGATAACAATAGcagaaaaaaattcagttaCAATTTCTCATAACATTAATAAATTGCAACTAgagtttaaattcaattaattgaatGTCGACGAGTTAGTTCAGtgaacttttctttttttgcttacattgcaaaataatagtttgtttaaaaataaagtaatttaatttgtgttctttaaaattatagtatAATGATAATTACAAGTTATgatgattaatttaaaattaaaatatacagtCCATTTACCTAGTTCAACCTTCGCCTTCATTGAGGAAATTGATAATAACAAGCAGAGAATTATTCTAAATGTATTTTCAGTTCCACGTAATAAAGCTGCAATCAAGTGTCGCAATTACATCAGCTTATATTCATGTTAAATTCCAAACGTATACTTgctcaaattgaataaaagtgagaAAAAACCCCTAGTTGAAAAATCGAAGCTTACATTCGTAATCTCGTATGGGAATGACTGAGAATTTGACTATATTTTTGTCGAGGTTAGGTATTCAATATTCTCGTAAATAATGAGCTATGCGAGCTAAATAGCAATTTTGCTGAATCATTCAAACCATTATTTGcaacttgatttttatgcgCGTCAATGTCTAGCAATGGGATGCTTTATGTCAAATTCAATCCGACTTAATCATAAGATAACAGTACTGGGCTAACATATtcatatacttaaatatatgtacatacatagaaCTTATGCTTGTATTTTATACTAGTTTATTTGTATCTCCAGGTTGTATTGCTTgtcacaattaatttaaagcccaacacttttttctttgaaaaaacttcccataaatttcaatataagtaaatgaatattaaagattatatatgtaaatactaaaaatattagttCAAACACCTGCTTTATAAAATCACTACAACAGTCGACAGCTTGCTCTAATTAACCAGTTTTATTATGAGCTTAAAGCTGATGTAATGTAAGCCCACTATTGCACACTGGGTCAAGTAGATGCATGGtcaatagaatagaatagacaAACTGCATATTTTTCATAAGAATGCGTCATAAGTACGCGTGCACTAACTATGCGAATATAATATCATAACTCCTTGTGCTCGCTGGTTAGATTAGCTgccaatatacatatgtgtgtatatgatTTTGTGACTGATAAGTGGTTAGCTCTGCTGTTCCAAAAGAGAGCTCGTTAAAGCTTAGTGCACTTGAACCGGCCTACTGTCGTTCTGTGCGCACCTGTTGTGCTTCAAATCTCACTCTTCGTTCATTATTCCATCAAACGGCTTGTTGTGGACtgataagattattttaacatataaaaatatataacccCAACACTTTTACCTACACGATTGGGCTTTACCGCTTGATTCCAATGCTATAGGTGCACCTGcaccaaaataaaaagtattggGTCACTTCAGGTACATggaaacacaacaaatttcGTATGATAGTCAGTTTTGTATTTAAGCCTTTTGCTTTTATGGCActtattacatacatatacatatataaaatgagATTATCAGTTATACAGTGTTCTATTTACATATCAATAAttactcaaaatatttatttatatttctgtaATTTATGTGATTGTTTTTACAATTCTTAGTTAAAATGTCAATTTCTTAGATGCTGACAAACAAAGAGACAAGCTATATCCgtttaatgtaatttatgtatgtagcATTCAATGCACATAATTTAACTTTGATTGACTTTTAATAGTTAGTTATAGTacttttaatagtttttattttatggtgTAAGTCTCAAAACAAATCAtatgaaaatcgattttatATAAGGGCCATTATTGTCATAAGCTTTATTGATTTCTCATAGTTATAATTATTGTCTTTCAAAAATggtaaaattgtattttcattttattgtttgtacTCTTAAAGAAATTTTCGACTATACCTTAATATAGTATATCTCTTAcattaaaatcgaatttaaaataagatcaCAATGCATGTATTGCatgctaaaaaatattatattacgataatattacattatatacatacatacatcataCGTAAATATAAGTTACATCTGataagcatttttatttcaccCACTTTAtgaatctaaaaaatattagaatcTACCAAAGGACTCCAAGTTGACTTAAATGTTACATATCGGCTGTGTCAAGTACACAATGGCCTGCAGAGGAACTATTAGGGCTACACTTAAGGACACTATATAAACAGTTACCAAGTAGTAAGTCAGTCACATTTAGTCttttcaatattaagaaattattaaaataaattattagtgGCTTTTACTCGTCTTTTTTGCGCTTAATCTTTCCTTCGGTTTGAATTGTTGAAGTGATAGCCTCTATGCAATCGGCAATTGACGGCTCCGATTGATCCGAGCTGTAGTCCTGGCCAGTCATGCGACTCAGCGTTAATATGTAAGAGCAGGCCACACGCAGCACTGAGAGCTTTGATAGTTTCTGGGAGCTGGCATAGGCTGGAACAGCACGACGTAGAGTCTCATAAGCTGCAGAAATCGTATGAACTCGCGTCCTTTCTCGTGCATTGGCCTCGATCCTCCGTTCTCGAgtcatatttttatagttgcGTTGCTGTGGTCTGGCTTGGGAGCTACTATAGGCATCCTTTCCTGTGTCCCCATCATTGTCATCTTCCAAAGGTGCTTCAATAGATATTTTAGGTATTTTTGTAGGCTTATCATTCTGAGGATCAGAATTCAAGTGTTCCGCGTTGGATTCAGTTTCCCTGGATTGCGACGACTTAGCAACCAATGCCAGCGGTTCTTGCTGCTCTGGTTGTGTTGTGTAACCGAAACTACGATGTAACGTTGTGACACCGGGATGACGTACAAAAATGTGAGCAggattttgtattatttctcGAGATGACGCATGACTAGAATCCCACGCATGCTCCAATGCAGACGGTGGTACATGGCTGTGTGGCGGGGATGGAATAGACGGTGGCGTCAACATCACAGCCGAGTCAGCTGACGAAGTATACCGTATTCGTTTCTTAAGGGGACCTGAAGTTGCCACCATATACGAATTAGCTGTTGATCTTGGTGAATATTTTTCTGACAGCGATGTGGACTCCACAACTTTTGATGGCTCCATGCTTTTACGTTTATTGCGAACCAGCACAATAGACTTTTCTTCCACCGCCAGAGCGCCATAGTCTTTGGTGTGCCCCATTCCAGGACTGCCGGTGTGTACATTTTCCAGGGCCAAATCGTCACCACCTTCACTTTCAGAGCTTGCGGAACAAAAACCAGCGTCGCGGTCGTTTGAACTTGGAGAAtctgcaaaatttaaaataagtatataatttaGTAGTGaagatatataatttatttggaaaattttgttaaatttctccattattataaatattaaagacgCGATTTATAATCAAGAAATGATTGTGATAAAACCCTAAATTTATTGGCACATATTAATAAACATgtatatttgcaaaaattctCATGTTTTGTtgatatatatgatatatatacatgaatCCTTGCCTGGCGACAGTTTCATTCACTGTTTATTTTCGAAACCTCAAACAACTGTGCCATATTTTGGTTGGTCGGGCaggaatgtaaatataaataaagctccaaaaatgtaaattcaaGTTATTCATCGCATACGAAAATGAAACCAGTTTCAGACTTTTAGTCTGTCTACCATTGACCTCcacaaaatacttattttaaaaatgatgcATGTTTTGTTAAACTTTCGAATAAAAGTTGGCTATGCAAGTGAATTAAAATGAAGTTCAACGAAATATTCGCATTCACAGGATAATGTGAATAAAAAGACCTATGTTTTcggattatttaattttcagaatGTTAAGATGATAATTTGCAATTATCTTCGCAATGGAAATGATCAAATTTAATACTGACGATCTGGAAATAATTAGTACTTTATTATGacaatttaccatttttttttaaacaaatttaaagtattattattttttgttgtcaatGAAAATAGATATGACGTTTGGGTCGCTTTAAATATGCTTCATTAATATGACTTAAAATCAGCAATATCGTTACTTGCatatttttgtgtaaattCTCCAGTTTTAACACTTGTACGATGTTTATCTTAACAAAAGCAGCCACACGCATAGACACATGTGACTTGATGTGTTTTGCATGTTGACACAACTATTTATAACCATATTTTGCTATCTTTGCTAAATTTAGACCAGTAAACAGCAGAGCGAAATTCAAACTACTGATACGCGTTGCAAAAACATGCTGTACAAATAATGGTAGCTAACTAAGTACGTATATTCATAGCCGTTGTCTAGTTTAAGTAAATGTGAACTCGATAAATGACTGTTCGCGTCACAAAAACTATCTCCGCATTAGTAAGCAAAAAACTTTCAGTGAAtccattttaaatgaataagataattattttataaagaaactGCACTCGCGTCTAGTTTTGAACAAcaatataattacaattatgaTATTCTAGAGCGACTATTTTCGAATTTGGTTACTTGGTGCTAGTTCTTCAGACCTACCTTTGcgtaaagctaaaaaaaattgcctaGTATGGATTTGATGCAATTTCAACACACAAATATCGTCTTGTGAATATTGCAGACATAATCTCAGTCGTTCAGATATAATTAGCCTTTTATTCCTAGAATGAATTGCTTTAGATGAAAACCAGCCGAAGCCTATTTAAAAGAGGCACACTTCAAATGTACGAGTCAGCTAAAATCGTAGTATTCACACTGAAAGTCAGGCAAAGGTTATCACACAGAGTCTGCTTCATACGGACGGATTGTTGAAAAGCTGTCAGGGATCTGTGTGTGGGAAGCCTCTGCTTATCACTTTCTGTCTACGCGAAAAGTATAAGGGCATTAGACAATGATCTTGTATTAGCTATAGTAATATGACGctgcattttttatgaatgaaaacaaaagacaGTTTAGCATTgactgaaaatttattttcgttgACCAAGcgattaaattgcaaaaaaaaaataaaaaaattaattatgtcgATGCTCAATTGTTTAATAACAGCGTGGCAGAGCCGATTTAAGCCTGGGTTCCAATAATAAGTACCAAAAAAATTCACCAGCCCAGTCAGATTAATAacgcaaaatatttgaaatgtatcTTCAGCGCAGTCTTGGATACAGCAGTCAAGACTTTAGTAGCTGACAGTCTACCCCATTGGGTTGAACTCAGAGAGCGACAGACAGTTGAATCCCAAAAACTAAATGTGATTGCCAAATGGCGCCCTCTTGGCATGGCGCCGTCGCTGACGGTGACGGTGACGCGTGTCTGACtggtaaatatgaaaatagcAATGCGAGGTAAATAAATCTATTCAAAAAAGAGAATATCTTCACTatgtaatcaatttaaaagcgCACGAAACAGCTGTATTTGAAAATAgacttgaatttatttaattaacgcAATCTAAGTCATGCTAGGAAATATATGTATCACATAAACAGTACAAgcaatacttttttaaaaatggacCAATTTGAGTTAATACTCattagtttaaactttaaaggaAGTTAAGTATCCTCAAAACATCTCTGATATTCTGTTAACTTATCAAATGGATAAACTAACTTggtaaattatataatgtcTAGAAATGCAGTTTCAACTAAAGATACCAAAtgggatttaaaaaaaatttattatttctgcGATTCATTTTGCGACCCcgctttacattttataagttataaaataacattttataagtTATACAAATTTCCAGAGCAAAATGGTTGAcagtgaaaaaaaagaagtattGGCGCGTGCGTTTGTGAAACCCTTTTGTTATTAGTAAAGTATGatttatactttattatttagaGTTTGTACACAGCTGGATATTGCCTAACACATTGCCAGACGTTCTTTTCCCttgtaaaaagttttaatgcCGGAGATTTATTACTAGTTGGTCATAAGTAGAAACATGGCAAATTTTGATGGGTAATTGGCTGCTACTGCTTCATATGCCGTAAAAACAATATGGTAACAgctgtttttcaatttgtatttactCAGTTCTGTCATTAACCTTGTTAACGAAACCACCCAGCAATTTCCTGCTAgttacttttataaaaattgttgcttaTAACTTATTGCTTTGCTTTCTGCTTAGCATTGCAAATATAAGTCAACGGGAAAAATGAAACGGGGACTGGAGGGCTATGtaatatcaatattatatatttggtGATATCATTGGTTTTACCAAgagagttaaattaaaaaatttaaattaaagttttcagaatacaaaaaaagtagAATTCTTatagcatttattttgttcaacTTAGCCAACAGGTGGCATTCCCTCAATATGTTATTCTTTCTAAATGCATAACAGTTGTACAAACACAATCTTggtaaatgtttattaactgTCTTCTAATAGTTTACCTTTCTTGATAATGGCTTCAAGCTCCGCTGCATTCAACTGCATGTATAGTTGATCTTTTTTGACGACTGCCATAATTAAAGCGAATTAATTAAGCTAGATTTTTGTTTGAAGAAGAGCGCGTAATCCAAAGAACGGTTTagatagttttcttttttttatgaataatttatatgtacagTAACTTCACTTGCAAAACTGATAGGATACCACCTTATAGTagatatcaaatatttttgaatgtaGCTCTTGTTGGTGGCGAATCCACTTAGAATTAAAGCTATTTCGCATAAATGAATTTCGCAATTCATGAAACTTGgaataatattattacaaGCTAAACAGATTTTTCACTTTTCGTTTAATTGTTCACACACTTTATAACGCATATTTTAAGCATACGTCCGACAGCCAGCAACACCGCACGTCTGTTCACAACGAGAGTATCTTGCGTTTTGAGAGGACCAACAAACACGCTCGCTTTCATGCTAAAAACAACACGCGGTCAAACTGGTTGTGTTGCAATTAGAGATGAGCGCGTGTTTATATTACTAAGGAGAACATACAAATTTGCTCTCTCCAGTTCTGTTCTAGGCATGAGcgataaatatttacagtttttttaatagttctcgttgttttctataaataaatttaccatACACACCGACCAAAAATcgtatagaaatatttatgtttatcgGTGAGTAAATTGTGCATAATTACGTTGTGTtatcaattatattaaataccaTTTCAATATGATTTCTAAATATATCGTTACTGTAATTTACTgttaatatatgaattttaatatatacaagtatcagtagaaaaaaagaaaaattcgtttaaataaaaaacaaaaatcgtCGCTGAATAAACCACTTGAGTTCTTTCACGCGTTATTCTCTATATACATCGAGCATCATGTGCACATCGAACATGTTCGATGCAACATCTTATTGTGgattttatgaatgaaattaaagCGAACATATGTGTACTGTTATGCAGTGTTCGTTGACCATAGAACGCAACCAtatgaaaatttgtaaaatagaGGATATCTTGAGGAGAACTagtacttaatttaaattcgtctcaaatacatttatcgatattttgtatttattcccgtaacttaaataataagtaaaaatgtatattgttttaatttttacaatggCAGAAgaccaacaaatttaaaagatattatGAAATTACTAGCGTATTGTCAAATTATTAGCAATTGTAGcatttatataacaaattttaaaacaaaaaatgcaaatgtaaaattttaatttctcattGGCGGTGGCATCAATGCCGCACACTTTCAACTGACTTCCAGTTCTATATGACGACGATGCCACATGCAAACGAGTcgagttgttgctgcagcggATTTTGTTTTGTCAGTTGTCGGGTGTCGTTTCGCGATCTTGTTTTCTGGTGGTTTACTACCACAAGTGAAATGAATTTTGCACGCAATAGTCggtattcttaaaaaagaTTGAACTGTGCGCGGATGCGGATTTCAGCGGCCTTAGTTCCATCTCCCATATCCGACCCCAAAAACAAGTTGATCGAGCAACCGACCGACCGTTGCAATAATGCGAGCACATTGTGTGCTTAGCGTGAAGTGAATTATAATGAGTGGAGTGGAATAGTGGTGGCGCAGATGCTGCCCCATCGAATAGTCTGTTTTAACGCCGCCATGTGGAATTCCACACAATTGGTCATTTCTTCACTGCCTTGGTGTCGTACTGCAGTTTTGCAATGCTTGcaacacacagcaacaacagcaacagcaacaacagcaacaacagcagcagcttggACAACCGCGTGCTGTTTACATAAATCTCTGGCGCTGGCAATGGCGGCTCGactcttaatttttatcaagatGCATGTAGAAGAGTTTGCAATACGAAGTGAAGTGTAGTGTAGTCACAAAGCTTGAGGATGCTTCACACAATCTGCTCGCCCAAGTCTCTGTGACTCTGagtgctggtggtggtggtggtggtgatgGTGTTGGTGGTAGTGGCGGTGTTGAGGAACCAACACTGTTACATGGAGCTTTGCCACACGGACTGCCCACGCAGCAGATATGCGACTTTAGAGTAGTTGGGGTGTGAGTTTCATGCTGTCACAGACAGCGAGTCCGGAAAACTGTTTCATTTTTCCTTTCCTTTTATTCTCGCAGTTGGTGGCAAATGCGTCATGTgttatgctgctgctgctgctgctgctgcaactatgatggtgatggtgatggtgGTGCGGTAATGCGGTGGTGGTGAAAACTACGTGGTTGGCATTGGCGTCATCAACCTCGACCAAAAGTGTGAGTATCATActttcagttttaaataacttgaaaGTGTTTCAATTTATGCTACATTTCTGTACATAAGTAAAAGCAACAAGTTAAATATGTTcttgatttaataaatgtaattgattgataataataaatagaataaatattaatatttaataaatacaaaattaaattaaaaagctaaataaaaattatctgTTTTATAAGCTAAGTTAAATGTATAACAcactaaattaataatatttacatatcttTTATGaccaaaataaat includes the following:
- the LOC117780387 gene encoding T-cell acute lymphocytic leukemia protein 1 homolog — encoded protein: MAVVKKDQLYMQLNAAELEAIIKKDSPSSNDRDAGFCSASSESEGGDDLALENVHTGSPGMGHTKDYGALAVEEKSIVLVRNKRKSMEPSKVVESTSLSEKYSPRSTANSYMVATSGPLKKRIRYTSSADSAVMLTPPSIPSPPHSHVPPSALEHAWDSSHASSREIIQNPAHIFVRHPGVTTLHRSFGYTTQPEQQEPLALVAKSSQSRETESNAEHLNSDPQNDKPTKIPKISIEAPLEDDNDGDTGKDAYSSSQARPQQRNYKNMTRERRIEANARERTRVHTISAAYETLRRAVPAYASSQKLSKLSVLRVACSYILTLSRMTGQDYSSDQSEPSIADCIEAITSTIQTEGKIKRKKDE